A segment of the Georgenia sp. M64 genome:
GCGAGCGGCTCGGCCGGGGACGCGGGCCGGGCCAGGCTGGACTCGTTCCGCCGTCTGCTCGCCGCACGCTCCGGCGCCGCGGAGGCCTGACCGGCCGAACCGCGCGGGCGCGGTACCGTGCCAGCCATGCAGCAAGCCGCCAGCCGCTACACCGACGACCTGCGCCTCGCGCACGTCGTCGCCGACCAGGTCGACGGGCAGACCATGTCCCGGTTCGGCGCGCAGGACCTCCGGGTGGAGTCCAAGCCCGACCTCACCCCCGTCTCGGACGCCGACCGCAGCGCCGAGGAGATCGTCCGGGCGCAGCTCGCCCGGACCCGGCCGCGTGACTCCGTGCTCGGGGAGGAGTTCGGCACCACCGGCCACTCACCGAGACAGTGGGTCATCGACCCCATCGACGGGACGAAGAACTTCGTCCGGGGGGTGCCCGTCTGGGCCACGCTCATCGGGCTGGTCGAGAACGGCGAGGTCGTCCTCGGCGTCGTCTCCGCACCGGCGCTGAACCGGCGCTGGTGGGCGGCCCGCGGCTCCGGCGCCTGGACCGGCCGGTCGCTCTCGGCGGCGCGTCAGCTGCACGTCTCCGCCGTCGGCGACCTGGCCGACGCCTCCCTCAGCTACTCCTCGCTCGACGGGTGGGCGGACCGGGGCAGCCTGCGGGCGTTCCTGGGCCTGGCCCAGAACGTGTGGCGCACCCGCGCCTACGGCGACTTCTGGTCCTACATGCTCGTGGCCGAGGGGGCGGTCGACATCGCCTGCGAGCCGGACCTCGAGCTGTACGACATGGCGGCGCTCGTCCCGATCGTCACCGAGGCGGGCGGGCGGTTCACCAGCCTCGAGGGCGTGGACGGACCCTGGGGCGGCAGCGCGGTCGTGACGAACTCCCTCCTGCACGAGGCGGTCCTCGCCGAGCTGGCCTCCCAGGAGGACTGACCCGCCCGAGGACCGGAGTGCCCCTCGCCGTGTCACTCGGCGTCGATGTCGGTGGGCCGGGTTAGCGTCACGGACATGCGGATCCTCCACACCTCCGACTGGCACCTGGGCCGCACCCTGCACGGGGTGGACCTCGGCGTCCACCACGAGGCGTTCCTCGA
Coding sequences within it:
- the hisN gene encoding histidinol-phosphatase — encoded protein: MQQAASRYTDDLRLAHVVADQVDGQTMSRFGAQDLRVESKPDLTPVSDADRSAEEIVRAQLARTRPRDSVLGEEFGTTGHSPRQWVIDPIDGTKNFVRGVPVWATLIGLVENGEVVLGVVSAPALNRRWWAARGSGAWTGRSLSAARQLHVSAVGDLADASLSYSSLDGWADRGSLRAFLGLAQNVWRTRAYGDFWSYMLVAEGAVDIACEPDLELYDMAALVPIVTEAGGRFTSLEGVDGPWGGSAVVTNSLLHEAVLAELASQED